The Bradysia coprophila strain Holo2 chromosome II, BU_Bcop_v1, whole genome shotgun sequence genome has a segment encoding these proteins:
- the LOC119085072 gene encoding interference hedgehog isoform X1: MTSINHHHYRPHHQHHMTKFLFLCTLFMATIFPSCKCSSNSSKLGVHMIRSPESTIAPLRDEVLFECELNLSPDRLEWRFRSATSNGLSDDYLYLTKNDRYNITTFDGTSKLRVYVNQNSVGEYQCVAWFGASALASIPARLTLAAISLDNKTSLNSSSEDGTTLSRNLPLQIVHWKVHPGNSILIKCGDVVSNPAPAWSFFKDDSPVPTSVPQLSSGSLILQSITSEHSGMYSCSAVNSITGNEIKLRQKIELVVESTAKSAPKFLVSPVQKFAVKPGATAILECPGVANPIPKAVWSRPDAAIYNNRTTVLNYGLQILDVMPDDRGMYVCRLDNGITPVLVHTIQLEVQEMPSITDGPQETLTNEGDSLELRCMTRGYPQPIIYWMINGADTKWDPLIKSNGSSLVIETVQKKHAGIVQCFAKNDAGEVNFSNLLQVKPKQISGELGLQPLGTFPQTTRANDHTGKPAKGHKKHKHTMIPPSRPSITRLSDNKVMVRWTVPAKGGLPISFFKVQYRVLGDTSKKVPRTIWMTDSEDILPEVRMYELDNLKPDHYYRFRIAAVYSNNDNKLSNVSTKFLLQRGSQLGPFKSNLIAPNLTRVEAISETAIVLHWLFPSRPTSPVDGFYAYYRKASTAGEYMKATVDGMQTRHFKIDHLEPGTAYEFKLQSFTASAASDFLAIITGKTLKPSTPPPLTDTSENETTVNTSKSYLPLIAGGTGGGSLLLFATILACVCMKRRNADRDDDANENKAHPDHIQAEPNGFAGANGRGGLISSPIHKSSRLNGVVPRMNITSNPLAQDGDKNRNVMELRFLPVAAVQQNNNHTQPGDAQHRRTLERSTRNLQYAGGTAGDGTNKMLHNDNGVNASSMRRTRRTSGSGPGSPRVVRGVSSELLHNRSPMPVRAHNSKRNRLGSRTENMSSGSLNSIEV, encoded by the exons ATGACTTCAATCAATCACCACCACTATCGACCCCATCACCAACATCACAtgacaaaatttctatttctgtGCACATTATTCATGGCGACGATATTTCCATCGTGTAAATGTTCCTCAAACAGTTCAAAGTTGGGCGTCCATATGATACGATCGCCTGAATCGACCATAGCACCGTTACGCGACGAGGTGCTATTCGAATGTGAATTGAATCTCAGTCCGGATCGATTGGAATGGCGTTTCCGGTCGGCGACGTCTAATGGACTCTCGGACGACTATTtgtatttaacgaaaaat gaCCGATACAACATCACCACCTTCgatggaacatcgaagctacGTGTCtacgtcaatcaaaattcagTCGGTGAATACCAGTGCGTCGCTTGGTTTGGTGCTTCAGCGTTGGCATCCATTCCAGCTAGATTAACATTAGCAGCAATAAGTTTAGATAATA agACATCACTCAATAGTAGTAGTGAAGATGGTACGACATTAAGTCGTAACCTACCACTTCAAATTGTACATTGGAAAGTCCATCCGGGAAATagtattttaattaaatgcgGTGACGTGGTGTCGAATCCAGCACCTGCATGGAGTTTTTTCAA AGACGATAGCCCAGTACCCACCTCAGTTCCTCAATTATCGTCCGGTTCACTTATATTGCAATCAATCACGTCTGAACATTCCGGCATGTATTCTTGTTCAGCAGTCAACTCAATCACcggaaacgaaataaaattgcgGCAAAAAATCGAACTCGTTGTCGAAAGTACGGCGAAGAGTGCGCCAAAATTTCTAGTCAGTCCAGTGCAAAAGTTTGCCGTAAAGCCAGGCGCTACAGCAATACTTGAATGTCCCGGTGTAGCCAATCCCATTCCAAAAGCCGTTTGGAGCCGACCCGATGCAGCCATCTATAACAATCGTACAACGGTTTTGAACTATGGCCTACAGATTTTGGATGTGATGCCAGACGATCGCGGAATGTACGTATGTCGTCTAGACAATGGCATTACGCCCGTTTTGGTGCATACAATACAGTTAGAAGTGCAAGAAATGCCTAGCATAACCGATGGCCCACAGGAAACGTTAACGAATGAAGGCGATTCGCTGGAACTTCGATGTATGACTCGTGGATATCCACAGCCCATCATTTACTGGATGATCAATGGAGCGGATACGAAATGGGATCCGCTGATCAAATCGAATGGAAGTTCGCTTGTTATTGAAACCGTGCAGAAGAAACATGCTGGAATAGTGCAGTGTTTTGCAAAAAATGATGCTGGAGAG GTCAACTTCAGCAACCTACTTCAAGTTAAGCCGAAACAAATATCTGGTGAATTAGGACTGCAACCGCTGGGTACTTTTCCGCAAACAACGAGAGCCAACGATCATACGGGAAAACCGGCTAAAGGACATAAAAAGCACAAACACA CAATGATTCCTCCGAGTCGACCGTCGATAACACGTCTATCCGATAACAAAGTTATGGTTCGATGGACGGTGCCGGCCAAAGGTGGTTTGCCCATTAGTTTCTTCAAAGTGCAATATCGAGTGCTCGGTGATACTTCGAAAAAAGTTCCGCGTACCATTTGGATGACCGATTCAGAAGACATTCTACCCGAAGTTCGAATGTACGAACTGGACAATCTGAAACCAGACCATTACTATCGCTTTCGCATTGCTGCCGTTTACTCGAACAATGACAACAAGCTGAGCAATGTGTCGACGAAATTCTTATTACAACGTGGATCGCAGCTGGGTCCGTTCAAGAGCAATTTGATTGCACCGAATTTGACGAGAGTGGAAGCCATTTCGGAAACTGCTATCGTATTGCATTGGTTGTTCCCATCGCGGCCAACAAGTCCGGTCGATGGTTTTTATGCTTACTATCGTAAAGCATCGACTGCCGGCGAATATATGAAGGCTACGGTGGATGGTATGCAGACGAGACATTTTAAAATCGATCATCTGGAACCGGGAACGGCTTACGAATTTAAATTGCAAAGTTTCACAGCATCGGCTGCTTCCGATTTCTTGGCCATTATAACCGGGAAAACTTTGA AACCATCGACACCTCCGCCATTAACTGATacttctgaaaatgagacaaCAGTGAACACATCAAAGTCTTATTTACCGTTAATAGCTGGTGGCACTGGTGGTGGTTCCTTATTGTTGTTCGCCACAATCTTAGCCTGTGTCTGTATGAAACGTAGGAACGCTGATCGTGATG ATGATGCGAACGAAAACAAAGCTCATCCTGATCACATCCAGGCCGAACCGAATGGATTTGCTGGGGCCAATGGTAGAGGTGGTCTTATTAGTTCACCAATTCATAAGAGTAGTCGATTGAATGGTGTCGTTCCTCGTATGAACATAACGTCGAATCCACTAGCCCAAGATGGCGATAAg AATCGCAATGTGATGGAGCTCCGGTTTCTACCTGTTGCCGCCGTCCAACAAAATAACAACCATACGCAACCGGGTGACGCCCAGCATCGCCGAACGCTGGAACGAAGCACACGCAATTTACAGTATGCCGGCGGTACAGCTGGCGATGGTACAAATAAAATGCTGCACAATGACAACGGCGTGAATGCATCGTCGATGCGACGAACGCGTCGGACGTCTGGTTCGGGACCGGGTAGTCCGAGAGTGGTGCGTGGCGTTAGTTCGGAATTGTTGCATAACCGTTCGCCGATGCCAGTACGAGCGCATAACAGTAAGCGAAATCGATTGGGTAGTCGAACCGAGAACATGTCGTCGGGTAGTCTAAACAGTATTGAAGTTTAA
- the LOC119085072 gene encoding interference hedgehog isoform X2: MTSINHHHYRPHHQHHMTKFLFLCTLFMATIFPSCKCSSNSSKLGVHMIRSPESTIAPLRDEVLFECELNLSPDRLEWRFRSATSNGLSDDYLYLTKNDRYNITTFDGTSKLRVYVNQNSVGEYQCVAWFGASALASIPARLTLAAISLDNKTSLNSSSEDGTTLSRNLPLQIVHWKVHPGNSILIKCGDVVSNPAPAWSFFKDDSPVPTSVPQLSSGSLILQSITSEHSGMYSCSAVNSITGNEIKLRQKIELVVESTAKSAPKFLVSPVQKFAVKPGATAILECPGVANPIPKAVWSRPDAAIYNNRTTVLNYGLQILDVMPDDRGMYVCRLDNGITPVLVHTIQLEVQEMPSITDGPQETLTNEGDSLELRCMTRGYPQPIIYWMINGADTKWDPLIKSNGSSLVIETVQKKHAGIVQCFAKNDAGEVNFSNLLQVKPKQISGELGLQPLGTFPQTTRANDHTGKPAKGHKKHKHTMIPPSRPSITRLSDNKVMVRWTVPAKGGLPISFFKVQYRVLGDTSKKVPRTIWMTDSEDILPEVRMYELDNLKPDHYYRFRIAAVYSNNDNKLSNVSTKFLLQRGSQLGPFKSNLIAPNLTRVEAISETAIVLHWLFPSRPTSPVDGFYAYYRKASTAGEYMKATVDGMQTRHFKIDHLEPGTAYEFKLQSFTASAASDFLAIITGKTLKPSTPPPLTDTSENETTVNTSKSYLPLIAGGTGGGSLLLFATILACVCMKRRNADRDDDANENKAHPDHIQAEPNGFAGANGRGGLISSPIHKSSRLNGVVPRMNITSNPLAQDGDKNSA, encoded by the exons ATGACTTCAATCAATCACCACCACTATCGACCCCATCACCAACATCACAtgacaaaatttctatttctgtGCACATTATTCATGGCGACGATATTTCCATCGTGTAAATGTTCCTCAAACAGTTCAAAGTTGGGCGTCCATATGATACGATCGCCTGAATCGACCATAGCACCGTTACGCGACGAGGTGCTATTCGAATGTGAATTGAATCTCAGTCCGGATCGATTGGAATGGCGTTTCCGGTCGGCGACGTCTAATGGACTCTCGGACGACTATTtgtatttaacgaaaaat gaCCGATACAACATCACCACCTTCgatggaacatcgaagctacGTGTCtacgtcaatcaaaattcagTCGGTGAATACCAGTGCGTCGCTTGGTTTGGTGCTTCAGCGTTGGCATCCATTCCAGCTAGATTAACATTAGCAGCAATAAGTTTAGATAATA agACATCACTCAATAGTAGTAGTGAAGATGGTACGACATTAAGTCGTAACCTACCACTTCAAATTGTACATTGGAAAGTCCATCCGGGAAATagtattttaattaaatgcgGTGACGTGGTGTCGAATCCAGCACCTGCATGGAGTTTTTTCAA AGACGATAGCCCAGTACCCACCTCAGTTCCTCAATTATCGTCCGGTTCACTTATATTGCAATCAATCACGTCTGAACATTCCGGCATGTATTCTTGTTCAGCAGTCAACTCAATCACcggaaacgaaataaaattgcgGCAAAAAATCGAACTCGTTGTCGAAAGTACGGCGAAGAGTGCGCCAAAATTTCTAGTCAGTCCAGTGCAAAAGTTTGCCGTAAAGCCAGGCGCTACAGCAATACTTGAATGTCCCGGTGTAGCCAATCCCATTCCAAAAGCCGTTTGGAGCCGACCCGATGCAGCCATCTATAACAATCGTACAACGGTTTTGAACTATGGCCTACAGATTTTGGATGTGATGCCAGACGATCGCGGAATGTACGTATGTCGTCTAGACAATGGCATTACGCCCGTTTTGGTGCATACAATACAGTTAGAAGTGCAAGAAATGCCTAGCATAACCGATGGCCCACAGGAAACGTTAACGAATGAAGGCGATTCGCTGGAACTTCGATGTATGACTCGTGGATATCCACAGCCCATCATTTACTGGATGATCAATGGAGCGGATACGAAATGGGATCCGCTGATCAAATCGAATGGAAGTTCGCTTGTTATTGAAACCGTGCAGAAGAAACATGCTGGAATAGTGCAGTGTTTTGCAAAAAATGATGCTGGAGAG GTCAACTTCAGCAACCTACTTCAAGTTAAGCCGAAACAAATATCTGGTGAATTAGGACTGCAACCGCTGGGTACTTTTCCGCAAACAACGAGAGCCAACGATCATACGGGAAAACCGGCTAAAGGACATAAAAAGCACAAACACA CAATGATTCCTCCGAGTCGACCGTCGATAACACGTCTATCCGATAACAAAGTTATGGTTCGATGGACGGTGCCGGCCAAAGGTGGTTTGCCCATTAGTTTCTTCAAAGTGCAATATCGAGTGCTCGGTGATACTTCGAAAAAAGTTCCGCGTACCATTTGGATGACCGATTCAGAAGACATTCTACCCGAAGTTCGAATGTACGAACTGGACAATCTGAAACCAGACCATTACTATCGCTTTCGCATTGCTGCCGTTTACTCGAACAATGACAACAAGCTGAGCAATGTGTCGACGAAATTCTTATTACAACGTGGATCGCAGCTGGGTCCGTTCAAGAGCAATTTGATTGCACCGAATTTGACGAGAGTGGAAGCCATTTCGGAAACTGCTATCGTATTGCATTGGTTGTTCCCATCGCGGCCAACAAGTCCGGTCGATGGTTTTTATGCTTACTATCGTAAAGCATCGACTGCCGGCGAATATATGAAGGCTACGGTGGATGGTATGCAGACGAGACATTTTAAAATCGATCATCTGGAACCGGGAACGGCTTACGAATTTAAATTGCAAAGTTTCACAGCATCGGCTGCTTCCGATTTCTTGGCCATTATAACCGGGAAAACTTTGA AACCATCGACACCTCCGCCATTAACTGATacttctgaaaatgagacaaCAGTGAACACATCAAAGTCTTATTTACCGTTAATAGCTGGTGGCACTGGTGGTGGTTCCTTATTGTTGTTCGCCACAATCTTAGCCTGTGTCTGTATGAAACGTAGGAACGCTGATCGTGATG ATGATGCGAACGAAAACAAAGCTCATCCTGATCACATCCAGGCCGAACCGAATGGATTTGCTGGGGCCAATGGTAGAGGTGGTCTTATTAGTTCACCAATTCATAAGAGTAGTCGATTGAATGGTGTCGTTCCTCGTATGAACATAACGTCGAATCCACTAGCCCAAGATGGCGATAAg AATTCAGCGTGA
- the LOC119085673 gene encoding uncharacterized protein LOC119085673 yields the protein MSHMECSSDDDDSIASEVQQATDEAMNSSAGIPERSKLVYETCYNSFCEWLNESKIQTINEKVILTYFIHQSKVKKSSTLWSNYSKLKCMIYMKRSVDIGRYPTVTAFLKRKSAGYEAKKSAILTRWDFDRFINEADDKEFLMMKAALIIGIAGACRRDELLRLSIKDVVDSGEYIQIDIVDTKTYIAKQFVLTESSAGNIKLMGVLRKYMSQRNPNTPHDRFFVGLRTGKCTTQPVGINTIGAIPKKVARYLGLNDVETYTGHCFRRSSAKVLADSGAEFSVFKRHDVEGLRRMIPNYKQQSESELRRNSNDGKLLLKTEPTSANERDSFGNAEFQVDDGSVVGGEQQQDIQYGPKPHIFSINYAVPSGSAMPEQQAGEASGSFQQTSNDINRNLTSTYQQTDESDLDQPMNDDSEEVFPDNGNSFSLSNRQKIEKLRLQEMQNRVTESQLRCQVQKLIVSKAEEEFKHLQEINQLKLQEAKLRLKLLEQNGVNERGNSD from the exons ATGAGTCACATGGAGTGTTCAAGTGATGATGACGATTCAATCGCTTCCGAAGTACAGCAAGCAACCGATGAAGCTATGAATTCATCCGCTGGGATACCCGAGCGATCTAAGCTGGTCTACGAGACGTGCTACAATAGCTTTTGTGAATGGTTGAATGAATCGAAGATCCAGACGATCAACGAAAAGGTCATCCTGACCTATTTCATTCACCAATCGAAAGTGAAAAAATCTTCAACGTTGTGGTCTAACTATTCGAAGCTGAAGTGTATGATTTATATGAAACGTAGCGTGGATATTGGTCGATATCCGACCGTCACTGCATTTCTAAAACGGAAGAGTGCCGGCTATGAGGCAAAAAAGTCGGCAATTCTGACCAGATGGGATTTCGATAGATTTATAAACGAGGCTGACGACAAAGAATTTCTGATGATGAAG GCTGCACTGATAATCGGTATCGCAGGAGCGTGCCGACGGGATGAGCTGTTAAGGCTGTCGATCAAGGATGTTGTGGATTCGGGTGAATACATACAGATTGACATCGTTGACACAAAGACATACATTGCCAAACAATTCGTGTTAACCGAAAGTTCTGCCGGTAACATCAAACTTATGGGAGTTCTACGGAAGTATATGTCCCAGCGGAATCCGAACACACCGCacgatcgatttttcgttggatTACGGACAGGAAAATGTACGACGCAGCCGGTTGGGATTAATACTATTGGAGCGATTCCGAAAAAGGTCGCTAGATATTTGGGCTTAAATGATGTTGAAACGTACACTGGTCACTGCTTCCGTCGCAGTTCGGCAAAGGTGCTAGCCGATTCTGGTGCTGAGTTTTCCGTCTTTAAGCGGCATGACGTTGAAGG ACTTCGTCGAATGATCCCAAACTACAAGCAGCAAAGTGAATCGGAGTTAAGACGAAACAGTAACGACGGGAAATTATTGCTAAAAACCGAACCAACTTCAGCGAACGAACGTGACAGTTTCGGGAATGCCGAGTTTCAAGTGGATGATGGAAGTGTAGTGGGCGGGGAGCAGCAACAAGACATACAATATGGACCGAAGCCACATATTTTCAGCATTAATTATGCGGTACCAAGCGGTTCGGCGATGCCAGAACAACAGGCAGGTGAAGCGAGTGGGAGTTTTCAGCAAACCTCTAACG ACATAAATCGCAACCTGACTTCAACTTATCAGCAAACTGACGAATCCGATCTGGACCAACCGATGAACGATGATTCAGAAGAAGTGTTTCCCGACAATGGAAATTCCTTTTCACTgtcaaatcgacaaaaaatcGAGAAGTTGCGACTGCAGGAAATGCAAAATCGGGTAACCGAATCCCAACTACGTTGTCAAGTACAGAAACTGATCGTCAGTAAGGCCGAAGAAGAGTTCAAACATCTACAAGAGATAAATCAATTGAAGTTGCAAGAAGCCAAATTGCGTTTAAAATTGTTGGAGCAAAATGGTgtaaatgagcgtggaaatagcGATTGA